One Urocitellus parryii isolate mUroPar1 chromosome 8, mUroPar1.hap1, whole genome shotgun sequence DNA window includes the following coding sequences:
- the Brd2 gene encoding bromodomain-containing protein 2 isoform X2, with translation MDMGTIKRRLENNYYWAASECMQDFNTMFTNCYIYNKPTDDIVLMAQTLEKIFLQKVASMPQDEQELVVTIPKNSHKKGAKLAALQGSITSAHQVPAVSSVSHTALYTPPPEIPTTVLNIPHPSVISSPLLKSLHSAGPPLLAVSAAPPAQPLAKKKGVKRKADTTTPTPTAILAPGSPASPPGSLEPKAARLPPMRRESGRPIKPPRKDLPDSQQQHQSSKKGKLSEQLKHCNGILKELLSKKHAAYAWPFYKPVDASALGLHDYHDIIKHPMDLSTVKRKMENRDYRDAQEFAADVRLMFSNCYKYNPPDHDVVAMARKLQDVFEFRYAKMPDEPLEPGPLPVSTALPPGLTKSSSESSSEESSSESSSEEEEEEDEEDEEEEEESESSDSEEERAHRLAELQEQLRAVHEQLAALSQGPISKPKRKREKKEKKKKRKAEKHRGRAGVDEDDKGPRASRPPQPKKSKKASGSGSGNAATLGPPGFGSSAGSGNKLPKKATKTAPPALPTGYDSEEEEESRPMSYDEKRQLSLDINKLPGEKLGRVVHIIQAREPSLRDSNPEEIEIDFETLKPSTLRELERYVLSCLRKKPRKPYTIKKPVGKTKEELALEKKRELEKRLQDVSGQLNSTKKPPKKASEKTESTSAQQVAVSRLSASSSSSDSSSSSSSSSSSDTSDSDSG, from the exons ATGGACATGGGTACTATTAAGAGGAGACTTGAAAACAATTATTATTGGGCTGCTTCTGAATGTATGCAGGATTTCAATACCATGTTCACCAACTGTTACATTTACAACAAG CCCACTGATGATATAGTCCTGATGGCACAGACACTGGAAAAGATCTTCCTACAGAAGGTGGCATCAATGCCTCAAGACGAACAAGAGCTTGTGGTGACCATCCCTAAGAACAGCCATAAGAAGGGGGCCAAGTTGGCAG caCTCCAGGGCAGTATTACCAGTGCCCATCAGGTGCCTGCTGTCTCTTCTGTGTCACACACAGCCCTATATACTCCACCACCTGAGATACCTACCACTGTCCTCAACATTCCCCATCCATCGGTCATTTCTTCTCCCCTTCTCAAGTCTCTGCATTCTGCTGGACCCCCGCTCCTTGCTGTATCTGCAGCTCCCCCAGCTCAGCCCCTTGCCAAG aaaaAAGGGGTTAAACGAAAAGCAGATACTACCACCCCTACACCTACAGCCATCCTGGCTCCTGGTTCCCCAGCCAGCCCTCCTGGGAGTCTTGAGCCTAAAGCAGCACGGCTTCCCCCTATGCGTAGAGAGAGTGGTCGCCCCATCAAGCCCCCACGCAAAGACTTGCCTGACTCTCAGCAACAACACCAGAGctctaaaaaaggaaaattgtcaGAACAGTTAAAACATTGCAATGGCATTTTGAAGGAGTTGCTCTCTAAGAAGCATGCAGCCTATGCCTGGCCTTTCTATAAACCAGTGGACGCTTCTGCTCTTGGCCTGCATGACTACCATGACATCATTAAGCACCCCATGGACCTCAGCACTGTCAAG CGGAAGATGGAGAACCGTGATTATCGGGACGCACAGGAGTTTGCTGCTGACGTGCGGCTTATGTTCTCCAACTGCTATAAGTACAACCCCCCAGACCACGATGTTGTGGCCATGGCACGAAAGCTGCAG GACGTATTCGAGTTTCGTTATGCAAAGATGCCAGATGAACCACTGGAACCAGGGCCTTTACCAGTCTCCACTGCTTTGCCCCCTGGGCTGACCAAATCCTCTTCAGAGTCCTCCAGTGAGGAAAGTAGCAGTGAGAGCTCctctgaggaagaggaggaagaagatgaggaagatgaggaggaagaggaagaaagtgaAAGCTCAGACTCAGAGGAAGAAAGGGCTCATCGCTTGGCAGAACTACAAGAACAG ctTCGGGCAGTACACGAACAACTTGCTGCCCTGTCCCAGGGCCCGATATCTAAGCCTAAgcgaaagagagagaaaaaggagaaaaagaagaaacggAAGGCAGAGAAGCATCGCGGCCGAGCTGGTGTTGATGAAGATGACAAGGGGCCTCGGGCATCCCGCCCTCCTCAGCCCAAGAAGTCTAAGAAAGCTAGTGGCAGTGGGAGTGGCAATGCTGCCACGCTAGGCCCTCCTGGCTTTGGATCTTCTGCAGGAAGTGGCAACAA GCTACCCAAAAAGGCCACAAAGACAGCTCCACCTGCCCTGCCTACTGGATACGattcagaggaggaagaagaaagtagGCCCATGAGTTATGATGAGAAACGACAGTTAAGCCTGGATATCAACAAATTACCTGGAGAGAAATTGGGTCGAGTTGTACATATAATCCAAGCCCGAGAGCCTTCTTTACGGGACTCAAACCCAGAAGAGATTGAAATTGATTTTGAAACACTCAAACCATCCACACTTAGGGAACTTGAGCGTTATGTCCTCTCCTGCCTACGAAAGAAACCACGGAAGCCCTATA ccatTAAGAAACCTGTAGGAAAGACAAAGGAGGAACTAGCTttggagaaaaagagggaactgGAAAAGAGGTTACAAGATGTCAGCGGGCAGCTCAATTCCACCAAGAAGCCTCCCAAGAAAG CGAGTGAGAAAACTGAGTCAACCTCTGCACAGCAAGTAGCAGTGTCTCGTCTCAGTGCTTCCAGCTCCAGCTCAGATTCcagctcctcctcttcatcttcctcttcttcaGACACCAGTGACTCGGACTCAGGCTAA
- the Brd2 gene encoding bromodomain-containing protein 2 isoform X1 — protein sequence MLQNVTPHKLPGDGNAGLLGLGPEAAAPGKRIRKPSLLYEGFESPTMASVPALQLTPANPPPPEVSNPKKPGRVTNQLQYLHKVVMKALWKHQFAWPFRQPVDAVKLGLPDYHKIIKQPMDMGTIKRRLENNYYWAASECMQDFNTMFTNCYIYNKPTDDIVLMAQTLEKIFLQKVASMPQDEQELVVTIPKNSHKKGAKLAALQGSITSAHQVPAVSSVSHTALYTPPPEIPTTVLNIPHPSVISSPLLKSLHSAGPPLLAVSAAPPAQPLAKKKGVKRKADTTTPTPTAILAPGSPASPPGSLEPKAARLPPMRRESGRPIKPPRKDLPDSQQQHQSSKKGKLSEQLKHCNGILKELLSKKHAAYAWPFYKPVDASALGLHDYHDIIKHPMDLSTVKRKMENRDYRDAQEFAADVRLMFSNCYKYNPPDHDVVAMARKLQDVFEFRYAKMPDEPLEPGPLPVSTALPPGLTKSSSESSSEESSSESSSEEEEEEDEEDEEEEEESESSDSEEERAHRLAELQEQLRAVHEQLAALSQGPISKPKRKREKKEKKKKRKAEKHRGRAGVDEDDKGPRASRPPQPKKSKKASGSGSGNAATLGPPGFGSSAGSGNKLPKKATKTAPPALPTGYDSEEEEESRPMSYDEKRQLSLDINKLPGEKLGRVVHIIQAREPSLRDSNPEEIEIDFETLKPSTLRELERYVLSCLRKKPRKPYTIKKPVGKTKEELALEKKRELEKRLQDVSGQLNSTKKPPKKASEKTESTSAQQVAVSRLSASSSSSDSSSSSSSSSSSDTSDSDSG from the exons ATGCTGCAAAACGTGACTCCCCACAA GCTCCCTGGGGACGGGAATGCAGGGTTACTGGGGTTGGGCCCAGAGGCAGCAGCTCCAGGAAAAAGGATTCGAAAGCCTTCTCTGTTGTATGAGGGATTTGAGAGCCCTACAATGGCGTCAGTGCCGGCTTTGCAACTAACCCCTGCCAACCCACCACCCCCTGAAGtatccaatcccaaaaagccaggACGGGTAACCAACCAGCTGCAATACCTGCACAAGGTGGTGATGAAAGCTCTGTGGAAACATCAGTTTGCGTGGCCATTTCGGCAGCCTGTAGATGCTGTCAAACTGGGTCTGCCG GATtatcacaaaattataaaacagcCTATGGACATGGGTACTATTAAGAGGAGACTTGAAAACAATTATTATTGGGCTGCTTCTGAATGTATGCAGGATTTCAATACCATGTTCACCAACTGTTACATTTACAACAAG CCCACTGATGATATAGTCCTGATGGCACAGACACTGGAAAAGATCTTCCTACAGAAGGTGGCATCAATGCCTCAAGACGAACAAGAGCTTGTGGTGACCATCCCTAAGAACAGCCATAAGAAGGGGGCCAAGTTGGCAG caCTCCAGGGCAGTATTACCAGTGCCCATCAGGTGCCTGCTGTCTCTTCTGTGTCACACACAGCCCTATATACTCCACCACCTGAGATACCTACCACTGTCCTCAACATTCCCCATCCATCGGTCATTTCTTCTCCCCTTCTCAAGTCTCTGCATTCTGCTGGACCCCCGCTCCTTGCTGTATCTGCAGCTCCCCCAGCTCAGCCCCTTGCCAAG aaaaAAGGGGTTAAACGAAAAGCAGATACTACCACCCCTACACCTACAGCCATCCTGGCTCCTGGTTCCCCAGCCAGCCCTCCTGGGAGTCTTGAGCCTAAAGCAGCACGGCTTCCCCCTATGCGTAGAGAGAGTGGTCGCCCCATCAAGCCCCCACGCAAAGACTTGCCTGACTCTCAGCAACAACACCAGAGctctaaaaaaggaaaattgtcaGAACAGTTAAAACATTGCAATGGCATTTTGAAGGAGTTGCTCTCTAAGAAGCATGCAGCCTATGCCTGGCCTTTCTATAAACCAGTGGACGCTTCTGCTCTTGGCCTGCATGACTACCATGACATCATTAAGCACCCCATGGACCTCAGCACTGTCAAG CGGAAGATGGAGAACCGTGATTATCGGGACGCACAGGAGTTTGCTGCTGACGTGCGGCTTATGTTCTCCAACTGCTATAAGTACAACCCCCCAGACCACGATGTTGTGGCCATGGCACGAAAGCTGCAG GACGTATTCGAGTTTCGTTATGCAAAGATGCCAGATGAACCACTGGAACCAGGGCCTTTACCAGTCTCCACTGCTTTGCCCCCTGGGCTGACCAAATCCTCTTCAGAGTCCTCCAGTGAGGAAAGTAGCAGTGAGAGCTCctctgaggaagaggaggaagaagatgaggaagatgaggaggaagaggaagaaagtgaAAGCTCAGACTCAGAGGAAGAAAGGGCTCATCGCTTGGCAGAACTACAAGAACAG ctTCGGGCAGTACACGAACAACTTGCTGCCCTGTCCCAGGGCCCGATATCTAAGCCTAAgcgaaagagagagaaaaaggagaaaaagaagaaacggAAGGCAGAGAAGCATCGCGGCCGAGCTGGTGTTGATGAAGATGACAAGGGGCCTCGGGCATCCCGCCCTCCTCAGCCCAAGAAGTCTAAGAAAGCTAGTGGCAGTGGGAGTGGCAATGCTGCCACGCTAGGCCCTCCTGGCTTTGGATCTTCTGCAGGAAGTGGCAACAA GCTACCCAAAAAGGCCACAAAGACAGCTCCACCTGCCCTGCCTACTGGATACGattcagaggaggaagaagaaagtagGCCCATGAGTTATGATGAGAAACGACAGTTAAGCCTGGATATCAACAAATTACCTGGAGAGAAATTGGGTCGAGTTGTACATATAATCCAAGCCCGAGAGCCTTCTTTACGGGACTCAAACCCAGAAGAGATTGAAATTGATTTTGAAACACTCAAACCATCCACACTTAGGGAACTTGAGCGTTATGTCCTCTCCTGCCTACGAAAGAAACCACGGAAGCCCTATA ccatTAAGAAACCTGTAGGAAAGACAAAGGAGGAACTAGCTttggagaaaaagagggaactgGAAAAGAGGTTACAAGATGTCAGCGGGCAGCTCAATTCCACCAAGAAGCCTCCCAAGAAAG CGAGTGAGAAAACTGAGTCAACCTCTGCACAGCAAGTAGCAGTGTCTCGTCTCAGTGCTTCCAGCTCCAGCTCAGATTCcagctcctcctcttcatcttcctcttcttcaGACACCAGTGACTCGGACTCAGGCTAA